In the genome of Spea bombifrons isolate aSpeBom1 chromosome 11, aSpeBom1.2.pri, whole genome shotgun sequence, one region contains:
- the LOC128469215 gene encoding zinc finger protein 383-like, translating to MMSLLTGEVPVRCDDVTVYFSMEEWEYLEGHKELYRDVMMETHQPRGSPGKRFNPCDASEVRDRAPNSPLDCKTSHFIKEESASCEETDICDPAESPQTELTSTRNEDGSPSDEDGNVSAPDTHTEHDGGDNTSVHVKEESASNEDCWIPTEHKGSTSTDKTQTSNTHFQCETPPDEGTYSCPECQERFTSDSDLLQHQNIHKITVVSSRASGKTSYFNPMPIKHPPIHIGEKSHSCPKCRKCFNTNLQLVQHLRIHVAEKPYTCVVCGKFFNSSLNLDQHLINHMRVKPYSCTECGKCFTSNWNLVQHLRIHTGEKPYSCYECGKRFTVNSNLVRHFRIHTHGKPYPCPECGKLFNCNPQLVQHLRTHTGEKLKESGLGLNMDKDPVAEKILSLTLEIISLLSGEDYMIVRKPRDCVPPSDGPRVSDGPPGTRSPSPVPPPHSLTLERNREQKILELTNKMMSLLTGEVPVRCDDVTVYFSMEEWEYLEGHKELYRDVMMETHQPRGSADASEVRDRAPNSPLDCKTSHFIKEESASCEETDICDPAESPQTELTSTRNEDGSPSDEDGNVSAPDTHTEHDGGDNTSVHVKEESASNEDYWIPTEHKGSTSTDKTQTSNTHFQCETPPDEGTYSCPECQERFTSDSDLLHQTIHNRSAASSLASRKSFRSKSKRMRHQRIHKGEKPYSCSECGKCFTSNSQLTRHVKIHTGEKPFLCSECGKCFNRNSNLLKHLIIHTGEKPYSCSECGKCFNTNSNLVKHLRIHTGEKPYSCSECGKCFNQNWNLVQHLRIHAQEKPYSCPKCGKCFAVTSHLVQHLRTHTGEKPYSCSKCGKRFNRNAILVRHLKIHTGVKP from the exons ATGATGTCCCTGCTGACTGGAGAG GTTCCTGTGAGGTGTGATGATGTCACTGTCTATTTCTCCATGGAGGAGTGGGAGTATTTAGAAGGACACAAGGAGCTTTACAGGGACGTGATGATGGAGACCCACCAGCCCCGCGGCTCTCCGGGTAAGAGGTTTAATCCCTGCG ACGCGTCCGAGGTCAGAGATCGAGCCCCTAATTCTCCGCTGGACTGTAAGACGTCTCATTTTATTAAGGAGGAATCCGCCTCATGTGAAGAGACAGACATTTGTGACCCGGCGGAGTCTCCACAGACAGAGCTCACATCGACTCGTAATGAGGACGGATCCCCCTCAGATGAAGACGGAAATGTCTCAGCCCCCGATACACACACAGAGCACGACGGGGGGGATAACACGTCTGTCCACGTAAAGGAGGAATCCGCTTCCAATGAAGATTGTTGGATCCCAACCGAACACAAGGGATCTACTTCTACTGATAAAACCCAAACCAGTAACACACATTTTCAGTGTGAAACACCCCCCGATGAGGGTACATATAGCTGCCCCGAGTGTCAGGAACGGTTTACCAGTGACTCTGATCTTCTTCAGCATCAGAACATCCATAAAATAACGGTGGTCTCCTCTCGGGCCTCAGGGAAAACTTCTTATTTTAATCCTATGCCCATTAAGCATCCACCTATTCACATCGGGGAGAAGTCTCATTCCTGTCCCAAGTGTAGGAAATGTTTCAACACTAACTTGCAGCTTGTTCAGCATCTTAGAATTCATGTAGCAGAGAAGCCTTATACCTGTGTTGTGTGTGGGAAATTCTTTAATTCTAGCTTGAACCTTGATCAACATCTCATAAATCACATGCGCGTGAAACCTTATTCCTGTACAGAGTGTGGGAAATGTTTCACCAGTAACTGGAACCTCGTGCAGCACCTCAGAATTCACACCGGCGAGAAGCCTTATTCCTGTTACGAGTGCGGGAAACGTTTTACCGTGAACTCAAACCTCGTAAGACATTTCAGAATTCACACCCACGGGAAGCCTTATCCCTGTCCGGAGTGCGGGAAATTATTTAACTGTAACCCACAGCTTGTTCAGCATCTCAGAACTCACACTGGGGAGAAGCT GAAAGAGTCCGGTTTAGGACTGAACATGGACAAGGATCCGGTGGCTGAGAAGATCTTGAGCCTCACCCTGGAGATCATCTCCCTGCTGAGCGGAGAG GATTATATGATTGTGAGGAAGCCCCGTGACTGCGTCCCACCCAGCGACGGCCCCCGTGTGTCAGACGGACCCCCTGGGACCCGGAGCCCCAGCCCGGTGCCTCCACCTCACTCGCTGACCCTCGAGAGGAACCGCGAGCAGAAGATCCTGGAACTGACCAACAAGATGATGTCCCTGCTGACTGGAGAG GTTCCTGTAAGGTGTGATGATGTCACCGTCTATTTCTCCATGGAGGAGTGGGAGTATTTAGAAGGACACAAGGAGCTTTACAGGGACGTGATGATGGAGACCCACCAGCCCCGCGGCTCTGCGG ACGCGTCCGAGGTCAGAGATCGAGCCCCTAATTCTCCGCTGGACTGTAAGACGTCTCATTTTATTAAGGAGGAATCCGCCTCATGTGAAGAGACAGACATTTGTGACCCGGCGGAGTCTCCACAGACAGAGCTCACATCGACTCGTAATGAGGACGGATCCCCCTCGGATGAAGACGGAAATGTCTCAGCCCCCGATACACACACAGAGCACGACGGGGGGGATAATACGTCTGTCCACGTAAAGGAGGAATCCGCCTCCAATGAAGATTATTGGATCCCAACCGAACACAAGGGATCTACTTCTACTGATAAAACCCAAACCAGTAACACACATTTTCAGTGTGAAACACCCCCCGATGAGGGTACATATAGCTGCCCCGAGTGTCAGGAACGGTTTACCAGTGACTCTGATCTTCTACATCAGACCATCCATAATAGATCGGCGGCCTCCTCTCTGGCCTCAAGGAAAAGTTTTCGATCTAAATCTAAGCGCATGAGGCATCAGCGTATTCACAAAGGTGAGAAGCCTTATTCATGTTCCgagtgcgggaaatgtttcACTAGCAACTCACAGCTTACTCGACATGTGAAAAttcacaccggggagaagccTTTTTTGTGTTCTGAGTGTGGAAAATGTTTTAACAGGAACTCAAACCTTCTAAAACATCTAATTAttcacaccggggagaagccTTATTCCTGCTCGgagtgcgggaaatgttttAACACAAACTCAAACCTTGTAAAACATCTCAGAAttcacaccggggagaagccTTATTCCTGTTCTGAATGTGGGAAATGTTTTAACCAGAACTGGAACCTTGTTCAGCATCTCAGAATTCACGCTCAGGAGAAGCCTTATTCCTGTCCCAAGTGTGGGAAGTGTTTTGCTGTTACCTCACACCTTGTTCAGCATCTCAGAACACACACCGGGGAGAAGCCTTATTCCTGTTCCAAGTGCGGGAAACGTTTTAACAGGAACGCAATCCTTGTTCGACATCTCAAAATTCACACTGGGGTGAAGCCATAA